The window acactATCGATTAAACAACAGtccagactagaatatagtccagatatagaacatagactagactatagtccagactaaagactagagtaCATtccagaatataaactagactatagtccagactatagactacactatagtccagaatatagactagacaatagtccagactataaactagatcatagtccagaatataaactagactatatttcagaatatagactagactataaactagactatagtccagactatatactatagtccagaatatacagtagactatagtccagaatatagactagacaatagtaaactatggactatggtctagactgtaaactagacaatagtccagactataaactagactattgtccagagtatagactagactatagtccagcatattgactagactataggccagactataccttagactttagtccaaactatagcttagactgtagtccaaactatagctagactataatccgtctatagtttagactattatattattagactatagttcagactacagactataataAAGtttagattacagactagactatagtccagactggaCTAAAATTCAgattgcagactagactatagactagactacaaactaaactatagacttgactatagactagactatagactagactatagattagactatagactagactatagactagactatagactagactatagactagactatagactagNNNNNNNNNNNNNNNNNNNNNNNNNNNNNNNNNNNNNNNNNNNNNNNNNNNNNNNNNNNNNNNNNNNNNNNNNNNNNNNNNNNNNNNNNNNNNNNNNNNNcagactagactatagactagactatagactagattatagactagactatagactagactatagactagactttagaattactctagactataaactagaccataggctagactacagactagactataggctagactatcgactagactataggctaggctatcgactagactataggctagactatcgactagactataggctggactagactagacaattaactagacaatagactagacaatagactagactatagactagacaataacaTAGATTATAGTGCACAGATATAGATACGGTCCAGACCATATAGGCTAAcattctaaactatagttcagactatagacactatTCCAGGTTATATACTATAGCCCAtagtataggctagactatgtaCTTGGCTACTAGTTTCAGCTATACATTTTATAAGCCAACGTAGAGAATAGTCTTTGGTTTAATCCAGATTAAAGataataattatgtttcattttgttaattttagggTGACTACATCTGGATAGAACCCGCTACGGGCAGAGAATTCGATGTAGCCATTGGTGCTCGTGTCATATCAGCGGAGGGAAGGCGCATACAAGTAcgtgatgatgatggtgatgaaaTATGGTTATCGCCCGAGAGGCGCATTAAAGCAATGCATGCCTCCTCGGTGCAAGGTGTGGAAGACATGATCTCGTTGGGAGATCTACATGAAGCgggaattttaagaaatttactaATACGTTACaaagataatttaatatatgtaagtaaaacttgtttatatcgtaaaaattttacttataattaAGTAAACTCAATTTTATTACACAGACCTACACCGGTTCCATTTTGGTGGCTGTTAATCCCTATCAAATATTACCCATCTATACGGCCGatcaaataaaactatataaagaGCGTAAGATAGGAGAATTGCCACCGCATATATTTGCTATAGGCGACAATGCCTATGCTCATATGAAACGTTATCGCCAGGATCAATGTATAGTGATATCGGGTGAATCAGGTGCCGGTAAGACGGAGagcacaaaattaattttacaatatcTAGCAGCCATTAGTGGTAAACACTCCTGGATTGAACAGCAGATATTAGAAGCTAATCCTATATTGGAGGCTTTTGGTAATGCTAAGACTGTAAGAAATGATAATTCCTCTAGGTgagttttttttaacgaaattataCGTTTTTGATCTAAATATTTGAAttggaaatttcttttaatttttcttccaGATTTGGCAAATATATTGATATACATTTTAGTGCGAATGGTGTTATTGAGGGAGCCAAAATCGAACAATATCTTTTAGAGAAATCTCGTATTGTTTCACAGAATCATAGTGAACGTAATTatcatatattttattgtatattggCGGGTTTATCGGCCGAAGAGAAGAGACGTTTAGATTTGGGCAATGCAGCGGATTATAAGTAAGTAGTCTCAAAGcccttgactagactatagattagaccatagattaaactaaagactagactacatactaaactataaactagactatagactagactatagactagactacatactaaactataaactagactatagactagactagactatagactagactatagactagactatagactagactatagactagactatagactagactatagactagacNNNNNNNNNNNNNNNNNNNNNNNNNNNNNNNNNNNNNNNNNNNNNNNNNNNNNNNNNNNNNNNNNNNNNNNNNNNNNNNNNNNNNNNNNNNNNNNNNNNNaactgaactagaactgaactagaactgaactagaactgaactagaactgaactagaactgaactagaactgaactagaattgaactagaattgaactagaactgaacaggaagtgaaccagaactgaactagaactgaacaggaactgaactagaactgaactagaactgaactagatctgaactagaactgaactagaactgaattagaactgaaccagaactgaactagaactgaactagaactgaactagaacggaactagaattgaactagaactgaactagaactgaacacgAAGTgcaccagaactgaactagaactgaactagaactgaactagaactgaactggaactgaactaaactagataaCTGAATTcgaatttttagtttaaatgtttataaccaTGTTTTCTTacctataaacaattttaagaaaagcGACTTTAGCATCTTCTGAACTCATGCCGGAATCTTGATTATAGGAAGCAACTATGGCTCGTTTCCATTCACTAGTACTTTGCATCTTCATTAAATCGGAGGGTATCAATTCACGCAGCATTTGtctgaaattttgaaatgaaacaattaaaaattccaaaaaaaacttcatattaACTCTAGCAAACTTACGGTATGGCCTGCAATTCTTGTTTATTATCACCATAACGTACACGATATACTAGAGCCGCCAATTTGGCAGCCTCTTCACGCGAACACTTATGGTAACCCCTTAATAGTTTTGGCAGCTCCTGATGATAGTGGAATATCAAATCGGCATTACGATCCTTGCCGGGTACAGTATTTGTCcacaattttttcataaagaaaacttGATAGGTAAATTGAGGATTTGTGCCATCACGTATGGGTCTGGCCTTTTTAATCCAATCCGTTAAATGTCTTACAAAGTCAAAGAAGAAATCACCCTCCGGTACGGATATGACTTTATCGGCAATTTTAACGAATAGTGAAAAACCCTCACTGGTGCGTAGCGACAAACGTTGTGAGATATTGTGGCAAAAATCTTTGGCCCGGGTAGAGGAGTCCACCTCAAAAGCCTCATCGGTATCGTCGGGGAAATAGACCTTATGGAatatttgtgttgttttgtGTTGTATTGCCTCAACTTCGACCTGATGAGGAGGATATTTACGTTGGCCATTGCGTATGGTTTTCTGCAGACGATGTAGGGAATCTTGTGATATAGGATGTCGACGTGTTCTTAGGAACAGTGTTAATTCCTTCAGTAAACCCTGTGAACATGCAAAGAGACCGGTAGCCAACCACATTAGTTCCCAGCCTCGTTCCTCAGAAATGCGATTGCGATTATCGGTTAATTGCTTCATAATTTGACAATAGATTTCATCTCTTAGGATTTCATGTTTGAGCGGACCATCGAATATATGATCGGTAATTTCATTACCCATTCGAGGCCGTTTGGAGGGTAAATCTCCCATGTATTTCAAAATAGCGGCAAAAGCAAAACAAGCCTCTTCCGCTAATTCCTCTTTAGACTGCAGTTTCCTTAATAGAGGCGCCTTAATAGGATCCCTCGAATAACGCCATATCTCCTCCGAACGTTTCGAACTTAAGGTAAGAGTTTTGGATACCGTTCTCTTGGGTGGCAAACGGAAATGATCCATGGCATATTCCACTAAAGTATGAGGTCTGTCTCGAGTTTCGGTGACACCATTTGACACCATACTTAAACGTCTTCCATGATGAGCTTCCTCGATGTTAAACAAAGCCAAAATGTCTTGGGGTGGTTTCGAAAGTGTAGGTAAAACATAAACAGTTTCGGCAGGGAAGTCTCCCCGTTCCTGGGAACGTTCACAACGGCCTATACACCAGCCATTGTTCAAAACATTCTCACCACAACTTTCATCCTCTAGAATAATTAAGTCACCCttaaagaaa of the Lucilia cuprina isolate Lc7/37 chromosome 2, ASM2204524v1, whole genome shotgun sequence genome contains:
- the LOC124421156 gene encoding myosin-VIIa-like; translation: MGNTTCNISNFVLTTVYGDYIWIEPATGREFDVAIGARVISAEGRRIQVRDDDGDEIWLSPERRIKAMHASSVQGVEDMISLGDLHEAGILRNLLIRYKDNLIYTYTGSILVAVNPYQILPIYTADQIKLYKERKIGELPPHIFAIGDNAYAHMKRYRQDQCIVISGESGAGKTESTKLILQYLAAISGKHSWIEQQILEANPILEAFGNAKTVRNDNSSRFGKYIDIHFSANGVIEGAKIEQYLLEKSRIVSQNHSERNYHIFYCILAGLSAEEKRRLDLGNAADYK